Below is a window of Enterococcus gilvus ATCC BAA-350 DNA.
CCTTGTATGCCTATCGACTAGCCGTTTACTATGCGGATCATGAAGGGCAGCTTCCAGCAAATAAACAAAATTGGTGGGATTGGAAAGACGAATAATTAGTTTTAATCATAAGAAACTTCACGACAGCCGTTATTTCTGTATGGCTGAAAGTCGTGAAGTTTTTTGTTTCAAGCAGTTCAGTTGCGCGGATTCTCTTCTTTGGTTTACACTTTCTTTACAATTGTCATGGAAGCGTTACAGTAGATTAAAAAGAAATTGATTTTCAACAGGTAGAATGGGTTTGTTGGTTTGAAAAAACCGAGTGGATTAGATTGAAGGAATCAGGAGGAGTAAGCCTTGGAGAATGAAGATGTAAAAAAAGCGCTCACGACGAAATCAAAGCGTGCAAGAATCGAACAAAGGGGACGTTTTATTAGTTTTATCTGTATCGCGTTGATCGTATTTGTCGTTGCAGCAATTTTCTATTTTGTAGCAAGTAAGGGGTTATCAACCTTTTTTGTAGATAAGATCAATGTATTCGACTTTTTATTTGGAACGGTGTGGAATCCCAGTGCGACTGGGCCGGATGGCAAACCGCTAGTTGGCGCGTTGCCAATGATTCTAGGTTCCTTTATGGTGACCTTTTTATCAGCGATTGTGGCGACCCCGTTTGCGATCGGAGCCGCAGTCTTTATGACGGAGATTTCTCCTACTAAAGGACAGAAATTCTTACAGCCAGTCATTGAGCTGCTTGTGGGTATTCCTTCTGTTGTTTATGGTTTTATTGGTTTGTCAGTGATTGTACCGTTTATTCGTTCAATTTTCGGTGGAACAGGTTTCGGGATATTATCTGGGACGTTTGTATTATTTGTTATGATTCTGCCTACCGTAACCACGATGACGGTAGATACATTAAAATCAGTGCCCCGCCATTACCGCGAAGCTTCGCTGGCTCTGGGCGGAACGCGTTGGCAAACGATTTACAAAGTTGTATTACGTGCTGCCGTGCCAGGAATATTGACGGCTGTCGTCTTCGGGATGGCTCGTGCCTTTGGTGAAGCTTTGGCTATCCAAATGGTTATCGGGAATGCTGCATTGATGCCGACGGGGTTGACGACACCCGCTTCGACTCTGACGTCGATCTTGACGATGGGGATCGGGAACACAATCATGGGCACTGTAGAAAACAACGTTTTATGGTCACTGGCGCTGATCTTATTATTCATGTCGTTAGTGTTCAATATTTTGATTCGTTATATTGGAAAGAAAGGGGAGATAACGAATGGATAAAGCGAAACGCGCGGACAAAATCGCGACAGCAGTCCTTTACATTGTCTCCGGTTTGATAGTTGCGATCCTGGCTTTTCTATTGCTTTACATTTTGATTCGTGGCTTGCCTCATGTTTCGTGGGAGTTCTTAACATCCCCTTCAAAAGCGTATCAAAAAGGCGGCGGAATCGGAATTCAATTATTCAATTCGATCTATCTGCTGTTGATCACCATGATTATCAGTTTGCCGATTTCTTTAGGAGCGGGAATTTATTTATCTGAGTATGCGAAGAAAAACTGGGTGACTAATGTCATTCGGACATCTATCGAAATTTTGAGTTCGTTACCTTCAGTAGTAGTCGGTCTATTTGGTTTCTTGATTTTTGTTATTCAGTTCGGATATGGCTTCTCGATTCTTTCTGGTGCATTAGCATTGACGCTCTTCAACTTGCCTTTGCTAACTAGAAATATTGAAGAATCCCTCAGAGCAATTCATTATACACAACGTGAAGCGGGGTTAGCATTAGGCCTATCACGCTGGGAAACCGTCACAAAAATTGTTGTTCCAGATGCATTGCCTGGGATTTTGACAGGAATCATTTTAAGCTCTGGACGTATCTTCGGTGAAGCCGCGGCGTTGATCTATACAGCTGGACAAAGTGCGCCGGCGTTGGATTTCACCAATTTAAACCCATTAAGCGTATCAAGTCCCTTGAGTATTTTCCGTCAGGCTGAAACGTTGGCCGTGCACATTTGGAAAATCAATACTGAAGGAACAATGCCCGATGGCAATGCTGTTTCTGCCGGGGCTTCTGCTGTTCTTATCCTAGCGGTACTGCTCTTTAACTTTGGCGCCCGCGCAATCGGTAAGAGATTGCACAGAAAAATGACGTCAACATAAAAAATTAAACCAAGATCGTTTCAACATTCGTACGAACAAGGAGAAATTCAATGAAAGAATATAATTGGGATGAACGTAACCTCATCAAAATGCCTGGCGAGGTCGCGTTGCATACAGAAGATTTGCATGTCTTTTACGGCGACAACGAGGCTATCAAAGGTGTAGATCTTGAATTTGAAAAAAATAAAATCACCGCATTGATCGGGCCTTCTGGTTGTGGGAAATCCACTTACCTACGCTCATTGAACAGAATGAATGATGGCATTGCTAGCGCGAATGTCACAGGGAAGATCGTATACAAGGATGTTGATGTCAATGCCTCAAATATTGATGTGTATGAAATGCGCAAACGTATCGGCATGGTATTTCAGCGTCCGAATCCGTTCAGTAAATCAATTCGTGATAATATCACTTTTGCTTTGAAGCAGCACGGAATGAGAGACAAACATCAATTGGAAGAAACCGTAGAAACAAGCTTGAAGCAAGCGGCTTTATGGGATCAAGTTAAAGACAACCTCGACAAAAGTGCTTTAGCATTGTCCGGTGGGCAACAGCAACGTCTGTGTATTGCACGAGCAATCGCGATGAAGCCAGACATCTTATTGCTAGATGAACCAGCAAGCGCGTTAGATCCAATCTCAACAGGAACAGTGGAAGAAACGTTGGTCCAATTGAAAGAAAATTATACGATCATTATTGTTACACATAATATGCAGCAGGCAGCTCGTATCAGCGATTACACCGCCTTTTTCTACTTGGGACATGTCATTGAATACGACCAAACAACAAAAATTTTCACGCGTCCGAAAATTCAAGCTACAGAAGATTATGTATCAGGTCATTTTGGTTAACCAAGAATTTTATAGGTAATCACAGTAGAAAAACTAGTGGAATGGTATACGGCTTGAACATAAAACTTATTTTCTGCAAGAAAATGAATTCCTATATACTGAAAAAGGATGCCAGTTCCACTTTTTGCAGTAATTAGTGACTGAAAAAGAAATAAAAAAGCAACGGATAAATACTAGTAGAAGTATTAGTGGAATGGTATACGGCTTGAACATAAAACTTATTTTCTGCAAGAAAATGAATTCCTATATACTGAAAAAGGATGCCAGTTCCACTTTTTGCAGTAATTAGTG
It encodes the following:
- the pstC gene encoding phosphate ABC transporter permease subunit PstC; translated protein: MENEDVKKALTTKSKRARIEQRGRFISFICIALIVFVVAAIFYFVASKGLSTFFVDKINVFDFLFGTVWNPSATGPDGKPLVGALPMILGSFMVTFLSAIVATPFAIGAAVFMTEISPTKGQKFLQPVIELLVGIPSVVYGFIGLSVIVPFIRSIFGGTGFGILSGTFVLFVMILPTVTTMTVDTLKSVPRHYREASLALGGTRWQTIYKVVLRAAVPGILTAVVFGMARAFGEALAIQMVIGNAALMPTGLTTPASTLTSILTMGIGNTIMGTVENNVLWSLALILLFMSLVFNILIRYIGKKGEITNG
- the pstA gene encoding phosphate ABC transporter permease PstA, with the protein product MDKAKRADKIATAVLYIVSGLIVAILAFLLLYILIRGLPHVSWEFLTSPSKAYQKGGGIGIQLFNSIYLLLITMIISLPISLGAGIYLSEYAKKNWVTNVIRTSIEILSSLPSVVVGLFGFLIFVIQFGYGFSILSGALALTLFNLPLLTRNIEESLRAIHYTQREAGLALGLSRWETVTKIVVPDALPGILTGIILSSGRIFGEAAALIYTAGQSAPALDFTNLNPLSVSSPLSIFRQAETLAVHIWKINTEGTMPDGNAVSAGASAVLILAVLLFNFGARAIGKRLHRKMTST
- the pstB gene encoding phosphate ABC transporter ATP-binding protein PstB, whose product is MKEYNWDERNLIKMPGEVALHTEDLHVFYGDNEAIKGVDLEFEKNKITALIGPSGCGKSTYLRSLNRMNDGIASANVTGKIVYKDVDVNASNIDVYEMRKRIGMVFQRPNPFSKSIRDNITFALKQHGMRDKHQLEETVETSLKQAALWDQVKDNLDKSALALSGGQQQRLCIARAIAMKPDILLLDEPASALDPISTGTVEETLVQLKENYTIIIVTHNMQQAARISDYTAFFYLGHVIEYDQTTKIFTRPKIQATEDYVSGHFG